From Callospermophilus lateralis isolate mCalLat2 chromosome 5, mCalLat2.hap1, whole genome shotgun sequence, a single genomic window includes:
- the Tigd6 gene encoding tigger transposable element-derived protein 6 — translation MANKGNKKRRQFSLEEKMKVVEAVDSGKRKGDVAKEFGITPSTLSTFLKDRAKFEEKVRKASVGPQRKRMRNALYDDIDKAVFAWFQEIHAKNILVTGSVIRKKALNLANMLGYDNFQASVGWLNRFRDRHGIALNAVCREDSDRLMNGLGIDKVKEWHAGEIIKLIADYSPDDIFNADEAGVFFQLLPQHTLAAKGDHCRGGKKAKQRLTALFCCNASGTEKMRPLIVGRSPSPHCFKNVHSLPCDYRANQWALMTQDLFNEWLMQVDARMKRAERRILLLIDNCSAHNMLPHLERIQVGYLPSNCTAVLQPLNLGIIHTMKMLYRSHHLKQILFKLSGNKDQEKVDIKQAIDMIAAAWWSVKQSTVVKCWQKAGIIPMEFTDSDAEMVAKEPDIAIEKLWHSVAVATCVPNEVNFQDFVTADDNLIISQELVDTEIIQGMVTGKNTGEAGSEDEEEDVSLPEQPKITITEAISSVQKLRQFLSTCAGVPDAVFGQLNGIDEYLMKRVTQSLTDSQITDFLQAK, via the coding sequence ATGGCAAACAAGGGGAACAAGAAGCGTCGGCAGTTCTCCCTGGAGGAGAAAATGAAAGTTGTAGAAGCTGTTGACTCAGGCAAAAGAAAAGGTGATGTGGCAAAAGAATTTGGTATCACTCCTTCTACATTATCTACATTCTTAAAGGATAGAGCCAAATTTGAAGAAAAAGTGCGAAAGGCATCTGTGGGGCCCCAGAGGAAAAGGATGAGGAATGCTCTCTATGATGACATCGATAAGGCTGTTTTTGCTTGGTTTCAAGAAATCCATGCCAAAAACATTCTCGTGACTGGTTCTGTGATTCGGAAAAAAGCACTAAACTTGGCCAACATGCTTGGCTATGACAATTTTCAAGCAAGTGTGGGTTGGCTGAACAGATTTAGAGATCGCCATGGAATTGCTTTGAACGCTGTCTGTAGAGAGGATAGTGACAGGTTAATGAATGGTCTAGGAATAGATAAAGTTAAGGAGTGGCATGCAGGGGAAATTATAAAGCTAATTGCTGACTACAGCCCAGATGATATATTCAATGCTGATGAGGCAGGAGTGTTTTTCCAGTTGCTTCCCCAGCACACACTTGCTGCTAAAGGGGACCATTGTAGAGGGGGCAAGAAAGCAAAGCAGCGGTTGACAGCACTCTTTTGTTGCAATGCCTCAGGGACTGAAAAAATGAGACCATTGATTGTTGGTAGGTCACCCAGCCCACACTGCTTCAAGAATGTCCATTCCCTGCCTTGTGATTACCGAGCCAACCAATGGGCATTGATGACGCAGGACCTGTTTAATGAGTGGCTGATGCAAGTGGATGCCAGGATGAAGAGGGCAGAACGCCGGATCCTCCTGCTTATTGACAACTGTTCTGCTCACAACATGCTTCCACACTTAGAAAGGATTCAGGTGGGATATCTGCCTTCAAATTGTACTGCTGTCCTGCAGCCACTGAATCTTGGCATAATTCACACCATGAAAATGCTATATAGGAGTCATCATCTAAAACAGATCCTCTTCAAACTCAGTGGCAATAAAGATCAAGAAAAAGTGGACATCAAGCAGGCCATTGACATGATTGCTGCAGCATGGTGGTCAGTCAAGCAGTCCACAGTGGTGAAATGTTGGCAGAAAGCAGGCATCATCCCTATGGAATTTACAGATTCTGATGCAGAAATGGTAGCCAAAGAACCAGACATTGCTATTGAAAAGTTGTGGCACTCAGTGGCTGTTGCCACATGTGTCCCAAATGAAGTAAATTTCCAGGACTTTGTCACTGCAGATGATAATCTCATCATCTCTCAAGAGCTAGTGGACACAGAGATCATCCAGGGTATGGTGACTGGCAAAAATACTGGTGAAGCTGGAAGTGAAGATGAGGAAGAGGATGTTTCTTTACCAGAGCAGCCAAAAATCACTATCACAGAAGCCATCTCAAGTGTACAGAAACTTAGACAGTTCCTTTCCACTTGTGCAGGGGTTCCTGATGCTGTTTTTGGACAGCTAAATGGAATAGATGAATATTTAATGAAAAGAGTGACACAAAGTCTTACTGATTCCCAAATTACAGATTTTCTCCAAGCAAAATAA
- the Slc26a2 gene encoding sulfate transporter, whose translation MSLENKEQHDLSPRDSAEGNDSLPSGVLLKPQKESSTDLKQFETNDRRSSYPRIHMEPQEKSHTNIKQFVIKKLQKSCQCSPTKVKNMIFDFLPVLRWLPKYDLKKNILGDVMSGLIVGILLVPQSIAYSLLAGQEPIYGLYTSFFASIIYFIFGTSHHISVGIFGVLCLMIGEVVDREVHKAGSDIAPSLEIILNRSTLVNQTLDRVCDKSCYAIKVGSTVTFIAGVYQVAMGFFQVGFVSVYLSDALLSGFVTGASFTILTSQAKYLLGLSLPRSSGVGSFITTWIHIFRNIHKTNLCDLITSLLCLLVLLPTKELNERFKSKLKAPIPTELIVVVAATLASHYGKLNENYNSSIAGHIPTGFMPPQAPDWSLIPSVAVDAIAISIIGFAITVSLSEMFAKKHGYTVRANQEMYAIGFCNIIPSFFHCITTSAALAKTLVKESTGCQTQLSAVVTALVLLLVLLIIAPLFYSLQKCVLGVITIVNLRGALCKFRDVPKMWRVSRMDTVIWFVTMLSSALISTEIGLLVGVCFSMFCVILRTQKPKISLLGLVEETEIFESISAYKNLQTKPGIKIFRFVAPLYYINKECFRSALYKKTLNPVLVKAAQKKAAKIKLKEETVTLSGIQDEVSMQLSHDPLELHTIVIDCSTIQFLDTAGIHTLKEVRRDYEAIGIQVLLAQCNPSVRDSLARGEYSKKEEENLLFYSVYEAVAFAVESQKQKGICVLNGLSLSGD comes from the exons ATGTCTTTGGAAAATAAAGAGCAACATGACCTTTCACCCAGGGActcagctgaaggaaatgacagtCTTCCATCGGGTGTCCTTCTGAAGCCTCAAAAGGAATCAAGTACTGACTTGAAGCAATTTGAGACCAATGATCGACGCAGTTCTTATCCTAGGATCCATATGGAGCCTCAGGAGAAATCACATACTAACATCAAGCAGTTTGTCATCAAAAAGCTACAGAAGAGTTGCCAGTGTAGCCCAACCaaagttaaaaatatgatttttgatTTCCTTCCTGTTTTGCGATGGCTCCCAAAATATGATCTAAAGAAGAACATTCTAGGAGATGTGATGTCTGGCTTGATTGTGGGCATCTTATTGGTGCCCCAGTCCATTGCTTATTCCCTGTTGGCTGGCCAAGAACCTATTTATGGACTGTACACATCTTTTTTTGCCAGcatcatttatttcatatttggtACCTCCCATCACATCTCTGTGGGCATTTTTGGTGTACTGTGCCTTATGATTGGTGAGGTAGTTGACCGAGAAGTACACAAAGCTGGCTCTGATATTGCTCCttctttagaaattattttaaataggaGCACACTAGTAAACCAGACATTAGACAGGGTATGTGATAAAAGTTGCTATGCAATTAAAGTTGGCAGCACTGTAACCTTTATTGCTGGAGTTTATCAG GTTGCAATGGGCTTCTTTCAAGTGGGCTTCGTTTCTGTCTACCTCTCCGATGCCTTGCTGAGTGGATTTGTCACTGGTGCCTCCTTCACTATTCTTACATCTCAGGCCAAATATCTTCTTGGGCTCAGCCTTCCTCGGAGTAGTGGTGTGGGCTCATTTATCACTACCTGGATTCATATCTTCAGAAACATCCATAAGACCAATCTCTGTGATCTCATCACCAGCCTTTTGTGCCTTTTGGTCCTTCTGCCAACCAAAGAACTCAATGAGCGCTTCAAGTCCAAACTCAAGGCACCAATTCCTACCGAACTAATAGTTGTCGTGGCGGCAACTTTAGCCTCTCATTATGGAAAACTAAATGAGAATTACAATTCTAGTATAGCTGGACATATTCCCACTGGGTTTATGCCACCCCAAGCACCAGATTGGAGCCTAATTCCTAGTGTGGCTGTAGATGCAATAGCTATTTCCATCATTGGTTTTGCTATAACTGTATCACTTTCTGAGATGTTTGCCAAGAAACATGGTTACACGGTCAGAGCAAATCAGGAAATGTATGCCATTGGCTTTTGCAATATTATCCCTTCCTTCTTCCACTGCATTACTACTAGCGCTGCTCTTGCAAAGACATTGGTTAAAGAATCAACAGGTTGCCAAACTCAGCTTTCTGCTGTGGTGACAGCCCTTGTTCTTTTGTTGGTTTTACTGATAATTGCACCTTTATTCTATTCCCTTCAGAAATGTGTCCTTGGTGTGATCACTATTGTAAATCTTCGGGGAGCCCTTTGTAAATTTAGAGATGTGCCCAAGATGTGGAGGGTTAGCAGAATGGATACAGTTATATGGTTTGTTACTATGCTATCCTCTGCATTGATAAGCACTGAAATAGGCCTGCTTGTTGgagtttgtttttctatgttttgTGTCATCCTCCGCACCCAGAAGCCAAAGATTTCATTGCTTGGTTTGGTGGAAGAGACTGAAATCTTTGAATCCATATCTGCTTACAAGAACCTTCAGACTAAGCCGGGCATTAAGATTTTCCGCTTTGTAGCTCCGCTGTACTACATAAACAAAGAATGCTTCAGATCTGCTTTATACAAAAAAACTCTAAACCCAGTCTTGGTAAAGGCAGCTCAGAAGAAGGCAGCAAAGATAAAGCTCAAAGAGGAAACGGTGACTCTCAGTGGAATCCAGGATGAAGTTTCAATGCAACTTTCCCATGATCCTTTGGAGCTGCATACTATAGTGATTGACTGCAGTACCATACAATTTTTAGATACAGCAGGGATCCATACACTGAAGGAAGTTCGCAGAGATTATGAAGCCATTGGTATCCAAGTTCTGCTAGCTCAGTGCAATCCTTCTGTGAGGGATTCTTTGGCCAGAGGAGAATATtccaaaaaggaagaagaaaacctTCTTTTCTATAGTGTGTACGAAGCAGTGGCTTTTGCAGTAGAATCTCAAAAGCAGAAAGGAATATGTGTTCTCAATGGTCTGAGTCTGTCCGGTGATTGA